A region from the Halosolutus gelatinilyticus genome encodes:
- a CDS encoding helix-turn-helix domain-containing protein, producing MSLVAEFEIHCDALPLVEVAKEAAEATITLDLQFAHGERPLFLATAIGGSRTAIEGAFAAADDVGAWTLIGRAEETRRYQIEPALSLEAQLGDDVDDLAGLEALATADAVIERIEVKSDGWQQTGWFADRNAFTAFSSFWQRNCGFQLHRLTRDRESESPGDGLTDRQDEALRTAYELGYFDIPRRTTLREVASELGVSASSVSERLRRAQTQLIRETVATTWPPLPN from the coding sequence ATGAGCCTCGTCGCTGAGTTCGAGATTCACTGCGATGCGCTTCCGCTCGTCGAGGTTGCGAAGGAAGCGGCCGAAGCGACGATCACGCTCGACCTACAGTTCGCTCACGGCGAGCGGCCGTTGTTTCTCGCTACTGCCATCGGCGGATCTCGGACTGCGATCGAGGGCGCCTTCGCTGCGGCTGACGATGTCGGGGCGTGGACGCTGATCGGGCGGGCCGAGGAGACGCGCCGGTATCAGATAGAGCCCGCGTTGAGCCTGGAAGCGCAACTCGGCGACGACGTCGACGATCTTGCGGGCCTCGAGGCCCTCGCCACGGCTGATGCCGTTATCGAACGAATCGAGGTGAAATCGGACGGATGGCAACAGACGGGCTGGTTCGCCGATCGGAACGCCTTCACCGCGTTCTCGTCGTTTTGGCAACGCAACTGCGGATTCCAGTTACACCGTCTCACCCGTGATCGAGAGTCTGAGTCACCGGGAGACGGACTGACAGACCGTCAAGACGAGGCTCTTCGAACGGCCTACGAACTGGGGTATTTCGACATCCCTCGTCGAACGACCTTGCGGGAGGTCGCCTCCGAGCTGGGCGTTTCCGCCTCTTCGGTATCCGAACGACTCCGCCGCGCACAGACCCAACTCATACGAGAGACCGTGGCGACGACGTGGCCGCCGCTCCCGAATTGA
- a CDS encoding alpha/beta fold hydrolase has translation MQTTYTTNGTEVSYERHGDGRSLILLHGGMAPREYWNPVVPHLEAYTIVIPQRPGFGTRLDEPATGADEILTRETEYVRALVDDVDGVPVLFGHSYGGLTAIEAATDAMVEAVVAYEPAVLPREFRMRVDLADRMEELIADGKRREAVKRYVDLVLHSGEIDDLDAWLTDWPVWPDCVDLAEEVARMNRAVEQYRLPDRFDIDVPTLVLTGTHGPDFLREGAREVHEALSHSRLVEFDAIGHSGPVEAPELISAEVDIFVNSRC, from the coding sequence ATGCAGACGACATACACGACGAATGGAACTGAAGTCAGTTACGAACGGCACGGCGACGGTCGGTCGTTGATCCTCCTCCATGGCGGGATGGCTCCTCGAGAGTACTGGAATCCAGTTGTTCCGCATCTCGAGGCGTATACGATCGTTATCCCTCAACGACCGGGATTTGGAACGCGTCTTGATGAACCGGCAACGGGTGCAGACGAAATACTGACGCGTGAGACCGAGTACGTGCGAGCGCTCGTCGACGACGTCGACGGCGTTCCGGTGCTCTTCGGTCACTCCTACGGCGGGCTTACCGCGATCGAGGCGGCGACCGATGCGATGGTCGAAGCGGTCGTCGCCTACGAACCAGCAGTGCTCCCCCGCGAGTTCCGAATGCGAGTCGATCTCGCCGATCGGATGGAAGAACTCATCGCAGACGGGAAACGCCGTGAAGCGGTAAAACGATACGTAGATCTAGTTCTCCATTCCGGCGAAATCGACGACCTCGACGCGTGGTTAACGGACTGGCCCGTCTGGCCGGATTGCGTCGACCTCGCCGAGGAAGTTGCCCGGATGAATCGTGCCGTCGAGCAGTACCGGCTTCCCGACCGGTTCGATATCGACGTCCCCACGCTCGTACTGACCGGCACTCACGGACCCGACTTCCTTCGCGAAGGCGCTCGCGAAGTCCACGAGGCGCTCTCGCACAGCCGACTGGTCGAGTTCGACGCTATCGGCCACAGCGGTCCCGTCGAGGCGCCGGAATTGATTTCAGCGGAAGTCGATATCTTCGTGAATAGCCGGTGCTAG